A genomic window from Quercus lobata isolate SW786 chromosome 10, ValleyOak3.0 Primary Assembly, whole genome shotgun sequence includes:
- the LOC115965119 gene encoding uncharacterized protein LOC115965119, giving the protein MAGDPLRRNQNLYCAYHQEPGHTTDDCRNLKNYLDRLVREGKLRHLLHRSEGWQEPSNNETRQSTLRPPIGTINVILAAPGRTGSVPFRVMSVSSFPTKPDDRESKRARMSATPLIGFTEEDKQGTIQPHDDALVVTLRIGGYDVKRVLVDQGSAVEIMYPDLYKGLNLKQEDLLPYDSPLVSFEGKVVIPRGMIRLPVPIDSKVVEVNFIVVDAYSPYTAIVARPWLHTLGAVSSTLHQKVKYPSGGQIKEIIGNQGVARQCMVSAILRQQDRLTSTQAESGL; this is encoded by the coding sequence atggctggCGACCCTTTGAGGCGTAATCAGAACCTGTATTGCGCATACCATCAGGAGCCCGGTCACACTACTGATGATTGCAGGAACCTGAAGAACTATTTAGACCGGCtcgtccgagaagggaagctgAGACATCTGCTGCATCGCTCTGAAGGATGGCAAGAACCATCGAACAACGAAACCAGACAAAGTACGTtgaggccacccattggcacaattaatgtcattctCGCCGCTCCTGGAAGGACAGGCTCTGTCCCCTTCAGGGTAATGTCAGTGAGCAGCTTCCCGACTAAGCCAGATGACAGGGAATCCAAGAGGGCTAGAATGAGCGCCACGCCATTAATCGGGTTCACGGAAGAAGACAAACAAGGAACTATccaaccccacgatgatgccttAGTCGTGACGCTCAGGATAGGAGGTTACGACGTCAAAAGGGTGTTGGTTGATCAAGGCAGCGCAgtggagataatgtaccctgatttgtATAAGGGATTGAACTTGAAGCAGGAAGACCTGTTGCCATATGATTCCCCTCTAGTTAGCTTTGAAGGAAAGGTCGTCATCCCGAGAGGCATGATTAGGTTGCCTGTGCCAATAGACTCAAAGGTGGTAGAAGTGAACTTCATTGTAGTAGATGCATACTCCCCTTACACAGCCATCGTGGCCCGGCCATGGCTTCATACACTAGGGGCTGTGTCGTCAACCttgcaccaaaaggtgaaatacCCGTCAGGAGGTCAGATCAAAGAGATAATAGGGAACCAGGGAGTagctaggcaatgcatggtgtcagCAATCTTGCGGCAGCAGGATCGCTTAACTTCCACGCAAGCCGAGAGCGGCTTATAG